A single region of the Branchiostoma lanceolatum isolate klBraLanc5 chromosome 1, klBraLanc5.hap2, whole genome shotgun sequence genome encodes:
- the LOC136443099 gene encoding inositol oxygenase-like isoform X2, which translates to MTTILDPSPVFRPDMEGCDPNFRNFETNSHTDQVRNTYQLMHTHQTVDFVRRKMEHWCKLDHAQLTMLECLEELNNLVDESDPDVDVPNIYHAFQTAESVREKHPDKDWLHLTGLIHDAGKIMAIWGEPQWCVVGDTFPTGCQPAESVVFRHSTFQDNPDMKDPKFNTKLGMYEENCGLDKVLMSWGHDEYMYHVLKGNNTKLPEEALYVIRFHSFYPWHGSGDYDYLCNNKDREMLAWVKEFNKFDLYSKADDLPDIEALKPYYQGLIDKYIPGKLRW; encoded by the exons ATGACG ACCATCTTGGATCCTTCTCCCGTCTTCCGTCCTGACATGGAAGGGTGCGATCCGAATTTCAGAAACTTCGAG ACCAACAGTCACACAGACCAGGTGAGGAACACATACCAGCTGATGCACACCCACCAGACTGTGGACTTTGTCAGGAGAAAG ATGGAGCACTGGTGTAAGTTGGACCACGCCCAGCTGACCATGTTAGAGTGTCTGGAGGAGTTGAACAACCTGGTGGATGAGAGTGACCCTGAT GTTGATGTTCCAAACATCTACCATGCCTTCCAAACAGCAGAGAGTGTGAGGGAGAAGCACCCAGATAAAG ATTGGCTGCACTTGACTGGTCTGATCCACGATGCTGGGAAGATCATGGCTATCTGGGGGGAGCCACAG TGGTGTGTGGTGGGCGACACATTTCCAACGGGCTGCCAGCCTGCTGAGTCTGTTGTCTTCCGTCACAGCACTTTCCAGGACAATCCTGACATGAAGGATCCTAAATTCAA CACCAAACTTGGGATGTACGAGGAAAACTGTGGCTTGGACAAAGTCCTAATGTCTTGGGGCCATGATG agtacatgtatcatgtcctTAAGGGAAACAATACCAAGCTGCCAGAAGAG GCGCTGTACGTGATCCGTTTCCACTCGTTCTACCCGTGGCACGGAAGCGGGGACTACGACTATCTGTGCAACAACAAGGACAGGGAGATGCTGGCATGGGTCAAGGAGTTCAA CAAATTTGACCTGTACTCCAAGGCAGATGACCTCCCTGACATCGAGGCCCTCAAGCCCTACTACCAGGGCCTGATTGACAAGTACATCCCAGGCAAGCTGCGCTGGTGA
- the LOC136443099 gene encoding inositol oxygenase-like isoform X1, with protein sequence MTTILDPSPVFRPDMEGCDPNFRNFEVCNQKSEETNSHTDQVRNTYQLMHTHQTVDFVRRKMEHWCKLDHAQLTMLECLEELNNLVDESDPDVDVPNIYHAFQTAESVREKHPDKDWLHLTGLIHDAGKIMAIWGEPQWCVVGDTFPTGCQPAESVVFRHSTFQDNPDMKDPKFNTKLGMYEENCGLDKVLMSWGHDEYMYHVLKGNNTKLPEEALYVIRFHSFYPWHGSGDYDYLCNNKDREMLAWVKEFNKFDLYSKADDLPDIEALKPYYQGLIDKYIPGKLRW encoded by the exons ATGACG ACCATCTTGGATCCTTCTCCCGTCTTCCGTCCTGACATGGAAGGGTGCGATCCGAATTTCAGAAACTTCGAG GTCTGTAATCAAAAATCTGAAGAG ACCAACAGTCACACAGACCAGGTGAGGAACACATACCAGCTGATGCACACCCACCAGACTGTGGACTTTGTCAGGAGAAAG ATGGAGCACTGGTGTAAGTTGGACCACGCCCAGCTGACCATGTTAGAGTGTCTGGAGGAGTTGAACAACCTGGTGGATGAGAGTGACCCTGAT GTTGATGTTCCAAACATCTACCATGCCTTCCAAACAGCAGAGAGTGTGAGGGAGAAGCACCCAGATAAAG ATTGGCTGCACTTGACTGGTCTGATCCACGATGCTGGGAAGATCATGGCTATCTGGGGGGAGCCACAG TGGTGTGTGGTGGGCGACACATTTCCAACGGGCTGCCAGCCTGCTGAGTCTGTTGTCTTCCGTCACAGCACTTTCCAGGACAATCCTGACATGAAGGATCCTAAATTCAA CACCAAACTTGGGATGTACGAGGAAAACTGTGGCTTGGACAAAGTCCTAATGTCTTGGGGCCATGATG agtacatgtatcatgtcctTAAGGGAAACAATACCAAGCTGCCAGAAGAG GCGCTGTACGTGATCCGTTTCCACTCGTTCTACCCGTGGCACGGAAGCGGGGACTACGACTATCTGTGCAACAACAAGGACAGGGAGATGCTGGCATGGGTCAAGGAGTTCAA CAAATTTGACCTGTACTCCAAGGCAGATGACCTCCCTGACATCGAGGCCCTCAAGCCCTACTACCAGGGCCTGATTGACAAGTACATCCCAGGCAAGCTGCGCTGGTGA